The Saccharopolyspora gloriosae genome window below encodes:
- a CDS encoding 1-hydroxy-2-methyl-2-butenyl 4-diphosphate reductase: MARPGSAALGGGERATARVRLCAPLRCEALALRGASSARVLRTGFGPRRSALAAARLDGHRPLAVAGLAGGVGATACGVVVVADEVRDESGAMRLPGARVLADRLRAAGFAVLVGPISSADHVVSGPERAALATTGVVAVDMESAALARAADRRLRAVVRVVVDTAVTPLVHVRTPDRAVRALLRLRRLAPVLADWVAESGSADRRCRPGPRDPSQ; encoded by the coding sequence ATGGCCCGGCCCGGTTCGGCGGCACTCGGCGGCGGTGAACGCGCCACCGCCCGAGTGCGGTTGTGCGCGCCGCTGCGGTGCGAGGCGCTCGCGCTGCGCGGCGCGTCGAGCGCGCGCGTGCTGCGCACCGGGTTCGGGCCGCGGCGCAGCGCCCTCGCCGCAGCGCGACTCGACGGGCACCGGCCGCTGGCCGTCGCCGGGCTGGCCGGCGGGGTCGGTGCCACGGCGTGCGGAGTGGTCGTGGTCGCCGACGAGGTGCGCGACGAGTCGGGCGCGATGCGGTTGCCGGGGGCGAGAGTGCTGGCAGATCGGCTGCGCGCTGCCGGGTTCGCCGTGCTCGTCGGGCCGATCAGCAGCGCCGACCACGTGGTGAGCGGGCCGGAGAGAGCGGCTCTGGCCACCACGGGTGTGGTGGCCGTCGACATGGAGTCCGCCGCGCTGGCGCGCGCGGCGGACCGGCGGCTGCGCGCGGTGGTCCGGGTGGTGGTCGACACCGCCGTGACCCCGCTGGTGCACGTCCGCACGCCCGACCGAGCGGTGCGCGCGCTGCTGCGCTTGCGGCGGCTCGCCCCGGTGCTCGCCGATTGGGTCGCCGAAAGCGGTTCCGCGGACCGCCGATGTCGGCCGGGCCCCCGCGATCCATCCCAGTGA
- the hpnH gene encoding adenosyl-hopene transferase HpnH — protein MGIPMRQAIRVGSYLVRQKLARREKFALTLELEPLFACNLACAGCGKIQHPAGVLKQRMPVDRALAAVEECGAPVVSIAGGEPLMHPEIEVLVAELVRRKKFVYLCTNALLMPRKIDKFRPSSYFSWAVHIDGLQERHDASVCKEGVFAQAVDNVKDAQRRGFRITTNSTFFSTDTPASVIEVLDYLNDELDVDQMMLSPAYAYDKAPDQEHFLGVTETRELFAKVFADGRRKKWRFNHSPKFLDFLEGKVDFGCTAWAIPSYSLYGWQRPCYLMGDGYAETYRELLEDTDWESYGRGRDPRCANCMAHCGYEPTAVLATMGSLRESIRALNG, from the coding sequence ATGGGCATTCCGATGCGGCAGGCCATTCGCGTCGGCTCCTACCTCGTGCGGCAGAAGCTCGCACGACGGGAGAAGTTCGCACTCACCCTGGAACTGGAACCGCTGTTCGCCTGCAACCTGGCCTGCGCGGGGTGCGGCAAGATCCAGCATCCAGCCGGCGTGCTCAAGCAGCGGATGCCGGTCGACCGCGCGCTGGCAGCCGTCGAGGAGTGCGGCGCGCCGGTGGTATCCATCGCCGGGGGAGAACCGCTGATGCACCCCGAGATCGAGGTGCTCGTCGCCGAACTCGTACGCCGCAAGAAGTTCGTGTACCTGTGCACGAACGCGCTGCTGATGCCGCGCAAGATCGACAAGTTCCGCCCGTCGTCCTACTTCTCCTGGGCCGTGCACATCGACGGCCTGCAGGAACGCCACGACGCCTCGGTGTGCAAGGAGGGCGTGTTCGCGCAGGCCGTGGACAACGTGAAGGACGCGCAGCGCCGCGGGTTCCGGATCACCACCAACAGCACGTTCTTCAGCACCGACACCCCGGCGTCCGTGATCGAGGTGCTCGACTACCTCAACGACGAGCTCGACGTGGACCAGATGATGCTCTCGCCCGCGTACGCCTACGACAAGGCTCCGGACCAGGAGCACTTCTTGGGGGTCACCGAGACGCGGGAGCTGTTCGCGAAGGTGTTCGCCGACGGCAGGCGCAAGAAGTGGCGGTTCAACCACTCGCCGAAGTTCTTGGACTTCCTGGAGGGCAAGGTCGACTTCGGCTGCACCGCGTGGGCGATCCCGTCGTACTCGCTCTACGGCTGGCAGCGCCCCTGCTACCTGATGGGCGACGGGTATGCCGAGACGTACCGGGAGCTGCTGGAGGACACCGACTGGGAGTCCTACGGGCGGGGCAGGGACCCGCGGTGCGCCAACTGCATGGCCCATTGCGGTTATGAGCCGACGGCGGTACTGGCCACGATGGGTTCATTGCGCGAGTCAATTCGTGCCCTGAACGGGTGA
- a CDS encoding VC0807 family protein, whose amino-acid sequence MQKPSQVVHLDALPSHLWHAAKHLGETVIAPLVLFYVLFTFTGLTGGLIAALVWGLGAVAVRLALRVQVPLVLMLTTGVLVVRTVVGFVTNSSFLYFLEPSLQNFLVALLFLGSLLFERTLIAKLADDFCILPPSLIGNARVQLFFRRVSLLWALVFTINGFTTLWALAQATIGHFLLASTAGSFSLVAVAAVASIWWLRRELHGEGITLRFARRATA is encoded by the coding sequence ATGCAGAAGCCATCGCAGGTCGTGCACCTCGACGCGCTCCCATCGCACCTGTGGCACGCCGCCAAGCACCTGGGCGAGACGGTCATCGCACCGCTCGTGCTGTTCTACGTCCTGTTCACCTTCACCGGCCTGACCGGCGGTCTCATCGCCGCGCTGGTCTGGGGGCTGGGGGCCGTCGCGGTCCGGTTGGCGCTGCGCGTGCAGGTGCCGTTGGTGCTGATGTTGACCACCGGGGTGCTGGTGGTCCGCACCGTCGTGGGGTTCGTGACGAACAGCTCGTTCCTGTACTTCCTTGAACCCAGCCTGCAGAACTTCCTGGTAGCGCTGCTGTTCCTCGGGTCGCTGCTGTTCGAGCGGACGCTCATCGCGAAGCTCGCCGACGACTTCTGCATCCTGCCGCCGTCGCTGATCGGCAACGCCAGGGTGCAGCTCTTCTTCCGCCGGGTGTCGCTGCTGTGGGCCCTGGTGTTCACGATCAACGGGTTCACCACGCTGTGGGCCCTGGCGCAGGCGACCATCGGGCACTTCCTGCTGGCCAGCACCGCGGGCTCGTTCAGCCTGGTCGCGGTCGCGGCGGTCGCCTCCATCTGGTGGCTGCGCCGGGAACTGCACGGTGAGGGCATCACGCTGCGGTTCGCCCGCCGCGCGACCGCCTGA
- a CDS encoding SDR family NAD(P)-dependent oxidoreductase — translation MTWRSALVTGGSSGIGAALALELGSMGCEPVLVGRDAGRLAAVARRSSGRALVADLTDPAGLDRVAAAAAETDLLINNAGLGCAAPLSAMPDGLVDELVALNLTAPLQLTRAALPGLARRGGQVGFVSSIAVVGVRQEAVYAATKAGLRAFAASVAHEGVPVTTVFPGVVDTRFFDRRGAYTRRRPRPVPPERVAHVLLRALAEGTAEVFVPSWLGLAARAQGALPATFHRLARRFG, via the coding sequence ATGACGTGGCGCAGCGCCCTGGTGACCGGCGGTTCCTCCGGCATCGGTGCCGCGCTCGCGCTGGAGCTGGGCTCGATGGGGTGCGAGCCGGTGCTGGTGGGGCGGGACGCCGGACGGCTCGCCGCCGTGGCACGGCGCAGTAGCGGCCGGGCGCTGGTGGCCGATCTGACCGATCCGGCCGGGCTGGACCGGGTGGCCGCGGCCGCCGCCGAAACCGACCTGTTGATCAACAACGCCGGGCTGGGTTGCGCGGCGCCGCTCTCGGCGATGCCGGACGGGCTGGTGGACGAGCTGGTCGCGCTCAACCTCACCGCGCCGTTGCAGCTGACTCGCGCGGCGCTGCCCGGGTTGGCGCGGCGCGGCGGTCAGGTCGGTTTCGTCTCGTCCATCGCCGTGGTGGGCGTGCGGCAGGAGGCGGTGTACGCGGCGACGAAGGCGGGGTTGCGCGCCTTCGCCGCGAGCGTCGCCCACGAAGGCGTGCCGGTCACGACCGTGTTCCCCGGCGTGGTGGACACCCGGTTCTTCGACCGGCGCGGTGCCTACACCCGCCGCCGCCCGCGTCCGGTGCCGCCGGAGCGGGTCGCGCACGTGCTGCTGCGCGCGCTGGCGGAGGGGACCGCGGAGGTGTTCGTGCCGAGCTGGCTGGGCCTCGCCGCCCGCGCTCAGGGCGCGCTGCCGGCGACGTTCCACCGGCTCGCGCGCCGCTTCGGCTGA
- a CDS encoding DMT family transporter: protein MSSTGTTLVVAVPAAVLGAAGFGLASAVQQRATKQVPTSRTLDPRLLWDLVRKPIWLLSIGTVLAGLALQMVALAFGPLVLVQPLLVTSVLFGAVFAAGMAHRRLDRVLVLGALAVMAGLALFLLLARPAGEGTGFTATTDVRPLAVLLAVVVLACVLTAHRFPGEVRVLALALATGVLYGVTAGLIKVVAEQLRHGGIAEPFVHPTLYVVCALGPVGFLLSQNTFQQGKFISPALAVITAVDPLVGMAIGVSWLGERVETSPPALAGQALAAVALMAGIWVLTHRGEHLRRVAEMRAG from the coding sequence GTGAGTTCGACGGGCACGACGCTGGTCGTGGCGGTGCCCGCCGCGGTGCTCGGCGCGGCCGGGTTCGGCCTGGCCAGCGCGGTGCAGCAGCGGGCGACCAAGCAGGTGCCCACCAGCCGCACACTGGACCCCCGGCTGCTGTGGGACCTGGTCCGCAAGCCGATCTGGTTGCTGAGCATCGGGACCGTCCTGGCGGGCTTGGCGCTGCAGATGGTGGCGCTCGCGTTCGGCCCGCTCGTGCTGGTCCAGCCGCTGCTGGTGACCTCGGTGCTGTTCGGGGCGGTGTTCGCGGCCGGCATGGCGCACCGCAGGCTCGACCGGGTGCTGGTGCTGGGCGCGTTGGCGGTGATGGCGGGGTTGGCGCTGTTCCTGCTGCTGGCACGGCCCGCCGGGGAGGGCACCGGGTTCACGGCGACGACCGACGTGCGACCGCTGGCCGTGCTGCTCGCGGTAGTCGTGCTGGCATGCGTGCTGACCGCGCACCGGTTCCCCGGCGAGGTGCGGGTGCTGGCGCTGGCGCTGGCCACAGGAGTGCTCTACGGCGTCACCGCGGGGCTGATCAAGGTGGTCGCCGAGCAGCTCCGCCACGGCGGCATCGCCGAACCGTTCGTGCACCCCACCCTCTACGTCGTGTGCGCGCTGGGGCCGGTGGGGTTCCTGCTGAGCCAGAACACCTTCCAGCAGGGCAAGTTCATCTCCCCCGCCTTGGCGGTGATCACCGCGGTCGATCCGCTGGTGGGCATGGCGATCGGGGTGAGCTGGCTCGGCGAGCGCGTCGAGACCTCCCCGCCCGCGCTGGCGGGCCAAGCCCTCGCCGCGGTCGCGCTGATGGCGGGGATCTGGGTGCTGACCCACCGCGGCGAGCACCTGCGGCGGGTCGCGGAGATGCGCGCCGGATGA
- a CDS encoding MGDG synthase family glycosyltransferase: MTQPPRRLLLVSATIGEGHNATARAVEEAARARWPECSVTWVDALELMGSWVPRTFQRIYVTNVESTPWLYDFFYAALWRQRWFADGCRRFVGSWCGRRLRPLLAARRPNLIVSTYPLGTAGLDWLRGRGQLDVPIAAVISDFAPHPFWVYSRIDLHYVMSENGLRAAHRAQPRSVHAVSAPPVETRFHPRDKAAARRDCGLPAEGRVLLISCGSLGFGSVERAAEAALRTGIDRVVVLCGHNDALLRRLRHRADQDARLVPLSWVRDVPAYTAAADVVVTNAGGATALEALACGRPVLMVEPIAGHGRANALLMAEAGLAELCEDAGALTKTVHRLLAEPAELRAAEQRVLDHLAATGRFADQVAELAHLRVPSQPRRLRAQDAFFVHADSAEVPQQTGAVLSLSSTDRAMTTADWIDHLGGLISSRAPDLPMLHHRLSTPHGHRPCWVPVREISVPDHLSHHELRTGDPRERDEVERDFFTTPLRRDRPPWSAKLVREPGTERVTILIKMHHALGDGLAMTSSLLRLVSDVPPEPPAPAAPVPSGPRRAAIVLRGLLSLAATSAAPAATAPRNSTSARRFAWLELPADEVRDCASAHRVTRSALLLAVLAEALHRLDENNAVQRSLRAMVPRSTGESDDDFGNHAAGVAVDLPLGPMAPRRRLNEVAARLGRSQAHGRPQAAAAVLRALAALPAPLHARAVRAAYRARFFQALVSIMPGRVEPASIAGASLHTAHPVLPLADGVGLAVGMLHWAERTGIGITTDPGLFADVDKLADHLRDAFTALREAEPAGVDS; this comes from the coding sequence GTGACTCAGCCGCCACGCCGCCTCCTGCTGGTCAGCGCCACCATCGGCGAAGGGCACAACGCCACCGCGCGAGCCGTGGAGGAGGCCGCCCGCGCCCGCTGGCCGGAGTGCTCGGTGACCTGGGTGGACGCGCTGGAGCTGATGGGTTCCTGGGTGCCGCGGACCTTCCAGCGGATCTACGTGACCAACGTCGAATCCACCCCGTGGCTCTACGACTTCTTCTACGCCGCGCTGTGGCGGCAGCGGTGGTTCGCCGACGGCTGCCGCCGCTTCGTCGGGTCCTGGTGCGGACGGCGGCTGCGCCCGCTGCTGGCGGCGCGCCGCCCGAACCTGATCGTCTCGACGTACCCGCTGGGCACCGCCGGTCTGGACTGGCTGCGCGGGCGAGGTCAGCTCGACGTGCCGATCGCGGCGGTGATCTCCGATTTCGCCCCGCACCCGTTCTGGGTGTACTCCCGGATCGACCTGCACTACGTGATGAGCGAGAACGGGCTGCGCGCCGCGCACCGCGCGCAACCCCGCTCGGTGCACGCCGTCAGCGCCCCTCCGGTCGAGACCCGGTTCCACCCCCGCGACAAGGCCGCCGCGCGCCGCGACTGCGGGCTGCCCGCCGAGGGCCGGGTGCTGCTGATCTCCTGCGGGTCGCTGGGTTTCGGTTCCGTCGAGCGCGCCGCCGAGGCCGCGCTGCGCACCGGGATCGACCGCGTCGTGGTGCTGTGCGGGCACAACGACGCGCTGCTGCGGCGGCTGCGCCACCGCGCCGACCAGGACGCTCGCCTGGTTCCGCTGAGCTGGGTGCGCGACGTGCCCGCGTACACGGCCGCCGCCGACGTCGTGGTGACGAATGCGGGCGGCGCGACCGCGCTGGAAGCGCTCGCGTGCGGTCGCCCGGTGCTGATGGTGGAACCCATCGCCGGGCACGGCCGCGCCAACGCGCTGCTGATGGCCGAAGCGGGACTGGCCGAGCTGTGCGAGGACGCGGGCGCGCTGACCAAGACCGTGCACCGGCTGCTCGCCGAACCGGCCGAGTTGCGCGCCGCCGAGCAGCGCGTGCTCGACCACCTCGCCGCCACCGGCCGGTTCGCGGACCAGGTAGCCGAACTCGCGCACCTGCGGGTGCCGTCCCAGCCCCGGCGGTTGCGCGCCCAGGACGCGTTCTTCGTGCACGCCGACTCGGCCGAAGTGCCCCAGCAGACCGGTGCCGTCCTGTCGCTGAGCTCCACGGACCGGGCCATGACGACCGCCGACTGGATCGACCACCTCGGCGGCCTGATCAGCAGCAGAGCACCGGACCTGCCGATGCTGCACCACCGGCTGAGCACGCCCCACGGCCACCGCCCGTGCTGGGTGCCGGTCCGGGAGATCTCCGTGCCCGACCACCTGAGCCACCACGAGCTGCGCACCGGCGACCCCCGCGAACGCGACGAGGTCGAGCGCGACTTCTTCACGACCCCGCTGCGCCGGGACCGGCCGCCCTGGTCGGCGAAGCTCGTCCGCGAACCCGGCACGGAACGGGTGACGATCCTGATCAAGATGCACCACGCGCTGGGCGACGGACTGGCGATGACCTCTTCGCTGCTCCGCCTCGTCTCCGACGTCCCACCGGAGCCGCCCGCTCCCGCGGCACCGGTCCCGTCGGGGCCGCGCAGGGCCGCGATCGTGCTGCGCGGCCTGCTCAGCCTCGCCGCCACGAGTGCCGCACCCGCCGCGACCGCGCCGAGGAACAGCACTTCCGCGCGCCGGTTCGCGTGGCTGGAGCTGCCCGCCGACGAAGTGCGCGACTGCGCGAGCGCCCACCGGGTCACCCGCAGCGCGCTGCTGCTGGCGGTGCTGGCGGAGGCGCTGCACCGGCTCGACGAGAACAACGCGGTGCAGCGGTCGTTGCGCGCGATGGTGCCGCGCAGCACCGGCGAGAGCGACGACGACTTCGGCAACCACGCGGCCGGGGTGGCCGTCGACCTGCCGCTGGGCCCGATGGCACCGCGGCGCCGGCTCAACGAGGTCGCGGCCCGGCTCGGCCGCTCCCAAGCGCACGGCCGTCCGCAGGCCGCCGCGGCCGTGCTGCGCGCGCTCGCCGCGCTGCCCGCGCCGTTGCACGCCCGCGCGGTGCGGGCCGCGTACCGCGCGCGGTTCTTCCAGGCGCTCGTCTCCATCATGCCGGGCCGGGTCGAACCGGCGTCGATCGCGGGGGCGTCGCTGCACACCGCGCACCCGGTGCTGCCGCTGGCCGACGGCGTGGGCCTGGCCGTCGGAATGCTGCACTGGGCGGAGCGCACCGGCATCGGCATCACCACCGATCCGGGCCTGTTCGCCGACGTGGACAAGCTCGCCGACCACCTGCGCGACGCGTTCACCGCGTTGCGCGAAGCCGAGCCGGCAGGCGTCGACTCGTGA
- the cynS gene encoding cyanase: protein MTGKQEAAAKVREKKTELGVTWAQLAEAVGRPVAWTTSALLGQHPMPEREARAAVELLELGPDVLHALRLQPTRGALDAAVPTDPTTYRFYEVLQVYGPTLKELIHEEFGDGIMSAINFRLDVRRAPDPKGDRVVVTLDGKFLPYEW from the coding sequence ATGACCGGCAAGCAGGAAGCGGCGGCCAAGGTCCGGGAGAAGAAGACCGAGCTGGGGGTGACGTGGGCGCAGCTGGCGGAGGCGGTGGGCAGGCCGGTGGCGTGGACGACCTCGGCGCTGCTGGGCCAGCACCCGATGCCGGAGCGGGAGGCGCGGGCGGCGGTGGAGCTGCTGGAGCTCGGCCCGGACGTGCTGCACGCGCTGCGGCTGCAACCCACCAGGGGAGCGCTGGACGCGGCGGTGCCCACCGATCCCACGACGTACCGGTTCTACGAGGTGCTGCAGGTGTACGGGCCGACGCTCAAGGAGCTGATCCACGAGGAGTTCGGCGACGGCATCATGAGCGCGATCAACTTCCGGCTCGACGTGCGCCGCGCGCCGGATCCGAAGGGTGACCGCGTGGTCGTGACGCTGGACGGGAAGTTCCTGCCCTACGAGTGGTGA
- a CDS encoding LysR substrate-binding domain-containing protein has product MGLDLRKLEHLVAVAEEGGFTRAAARLHLSQQALSTSVRSLEREVGVPLLRRDAGGVTALPAGQALIDDARVLHGVARSALQRARRIGRGGTEVLRIGHTPAVTSDEVTALVHTALADLPGLHTDVHQHYPPRLAEDLIGGDIDLGLCRGMRPERGLTRTTLTQDRLAVAVAADHHLAGRDHVRLAELAGERLVVWGDPGRSGYTDLLLAHCRQAGFEPDYVRNPIQGTPPVTAVIATNHVALVTAPPGPAAGGRTQVVELRPAVFAPLHALWPAHTTGEVRDAFLAATGG; this is encoded by the coding sequence GTGGGCCTGGACCTGCGCAAGCTGGAGCACCTGGTCGCCGTCGCCGAAGAGGGCGGGTTCACCCGCGCGGCGGCCAGGCTGCACCTCTCGCAGCAGGCGCTGAGCACCTCCGTGCGCAGCCTCGAACGCGAGGTCGGCGTCCCCCTGCTGCGCCGGGACGCCGGCGGCGTCACGGCACTGCCCGCGGGGCAGGCGCTCATCGACGACGCCCGTGTCCTGCACGGCGTCGCCCGCTCGGCGCTGCAGCGGGCGCGCCGCATCGGGCGGGGTGGCACCGAAGTCCTGCGCATCGGCCACACCCCGGCGGTGACCAGCGACGAGGTCACCGCGCTCGTGCACACGGCGCTGGCCGACCTGCCCGGTCTGCACACCGACGTGCACCAGCACTACCCGCCGCGGCTGGCCGAAGACCTGATCGGCGGCGACATCGACCTCGGCCTGTGCCGGGGCATGCGGCCCGAGCGCGGGCTGACGCGCACCACCCTCACCCAGGACCGGCTGGCCGTCGCCGTGGCCGCCGACCACCACCTCGCCGGGCGCGACCACGTGCGGCTGGCCGAGCTGGCCGGGGAACGGCTCGTCGTCTGGGGCGACCCCGGCCGGTCCGGCTACACCGATCTGCTGCTGGCGCACTGCCGCCAGGCCGGGTTCGAACCGGACTACGTGCGCAACCCGATCCAGGGCACTCCGCCGGTCACCGCCGTCATCGCCACGAACCACGTCGCGCTGGTCACCGCACCGCCCGGACCGGCCGCGGGCGGGCGCACCCAGGTCGTCGAGCTGCGCCCCGCGGTGTTCGCCCCGCTGCACGCGCTGTGGCCCGCGCACACCACCGGCGAGGTCCGCGACGCGTTCCTCGCCGCCACCGGCGGCTAG
- a CDS encoding low temperature requirement protein A: MTERGIADWHTVMRARDPREGHRAATPLELLFDLCFVVAVSQAATQWHHALSEGHAGAGLAGYLMVFFAIWWAWMNFTWFASAYDTDDVPYRLLTLLQMAGVLVLAAGVPAAFTEYDFTVITIGYVVMRVAMIGQWLRAAAEHAQGRRTALRYATGIAVVQLGWIARLALPQPWGLIGFVALAVAEMLVPIWAEYRGEATSWHPEHIAERYGLLTIIVLGEVILATLAGVQDAISEHGLSPSVLMVILGGLVLVFSLWWIYFTGAETTFASLRTALIWGYGHYLIFASIAAVGSGLHTALNIAEHTAHTSVHADAFALAVPVGLFLLVLLLLHRMTGTGAVGRPIIIAAGAVLVLVLAATSDALGIGPAVLAIGLATTATLAAELVSTARSASRS; this comes from the coding sequence GTGACTGAACGAGGAATCGCCGACTGGCACACGGTCATGCGCGCGCGGGACCCGCGCGAGGGGCACCGTGCGGCGACGCCGCTGGAGCTGCTGTTCGACCTGTGCTTCGTGGTGGCCGTGTCGCAGGCCGCCACCCAGTGGCACCACGCCCTCAGCGAAGGGCACGCGGGGGCCGGGCTGGCCGGCTACCTGATGGTGTTCTTCGCGATCTGGTGGGCGTGGATGAACTTCACCTGGTTCGCCTCGGCCTACGACACCGACGACGTCCCGTACCGGCTGCTGACGCTGCTGCAGATGGCCGGAGTGCTGGTGCTCGCCGCGGGCGTTCCGGCCGCGTTCACCGAGTACGACTTCACCGTGATCACGATCGGCTACGTCGTGATGCGGGTGGCGATGATCGGGCAGTGGTTGCGCGCGGCGGCCGAGCACGCGCAGGGACGCCGCACCGCGCTGCGCTACGCCACCGGGATCGCCGTGGTCCAGCTCGGCTGGATCGCCCGGCTCGCGCTCCCGCAGCCCTGGGGGCTCATCGGATTCGTCGCGCTGGCGGTCGCCGAGATGCTCGTGCCCATCTGGGCGGAGTACCGCGGCGAGGCCACCAGCTGGCACCCGGAGCACATCGCCGAGCGGTACGGCCTGCTGACCATCATCGTGCTCGGCGAAGTCATCCTCGCCACGCTGGCCGGCGTGCAGGACGCGATCTCCGAGCACGGCCTGTCCCCGTCCGTCCTGATGGTGATCCTCGGCGGGCTCGTCCTCGTGTTCTCCCTGTGGTGGATCTACTTCACCGGCGCCGAGACCACCTTCGCGTCGTTGCGGACCGCGCTGATCTGGGGATACGGCCATTACTTGATCTTCGCCTCGATCGCCGCGGTCGGGTCCGGGCTGCACACCGCGCTCAACATCGCCGAGCACACCGCGCACACCTCGGTCCACGCGGACGCGTTCGCCCTCGCCGTCCCGGTCGGGCTGTTCCTGCTGGTCCTGCTGTTGCTGCACCGGATGACCGGCACCGGCGCCGTCGGCAGGCCGATCATCATCGCCGCCGGTGCCGTGCTGGTCCTCGTGCTGGCCGCAACCAGCGACGCCCTCGGCATCGGTCCCGCCGTGCTGGCGATCGGGCTGGCCACCACAGCCACGCTCGCGGCGGAACTCGTGAGCACCGCGCGCTCGGCGTCGAGGTCCTGA
- a CDS encoding SDR family oxidoreductase yields MAAHTLDGKVAVVAGGGKNLGGLISTKLAEAGAKVVVHHHSDTSKADAEQTAEAIRAAGSAAVTVQGDLTQVDDVRRLFDVAVDEFGGVDVAVNTTGMVLRKPIVETSEEEYDRMFAINAKAAYFFLQEAGRRINDNGKIINLVTALLAAFTDGYSTYAGGKAPLEHFTRAASKEFADRGISVNNIAPGPMDTPFFYPQETPERVEFHKSQGLGNQLTKIEDIEPLVRFLATEGWWITGQTIFANGGYTTR; encoded by the coding sequence ATGGCAGCGCACACGCTCGACGGCAAGGTCGCGGTGGTCGCCGGAGGCGGCAAGAACCTCGGCGGCCTGATCAGCACCAAACTCGCCGAGGCGGGTGCCAAGGTCGTGGTCCACCACCACTCCGACACCTCCAAGGCCGACGCCGAGCAGACCGCCGAGGCGATCCGGGCCGCGGGTTCCGCCGCGGTCACGGTGCAGGGCGACCTCACCCAGGTCGACGACGTGCGGCGGCTGTTCGACGTGGCGGTCGACGAGTTCGGCGGGGTCGACGTCGCGGTCAACACCACCGGCATGGTGCTGCGCAAGCCGATCGTCGAGACCTCCGAGGAGGAGTACGACCGGATGTTCGCGATCAACGCGAAGGCCGCGTACTTCTTCCTGCAGGAGGCCGGTCGCCGGATCAACGACAACGGCAAGATCATCAACCTGGTGACGGCGCTGCTGGCGGCGTTCACCGACGGCTACTCCACCTACGCGGGCGGCAAGGCGCCGCTGGAGCACTTCACCCGCGCCGCCTCCAAGGAGTTCGCCGACCGCGGCATCTCGGTGAACAACATCGCGCCGGGCCCGATGGACACCCCGTTCTTCTACCCGCAGGAGACCCCCGAGCGGGTGGAGTTCCACAAGTCCCAGGGCCTCGGCAACCAGCTCACCAAGATCGAGGACATCGAGCCGCTGGTGCGCTTCCTCGCTACCGAGGGCTGGTGGATCACCGGGCAGACGATCTTCGCGAACGGCGGCTACACCACCCGCTGA
- the aroQ gene encoding gamma subclass chorismate mutase AroQ has product MNLRSTTITAAVLSALSAITAPAALSAPEPAAESRARLAPLVDLAAQRLLLADEVAAAKYGTGTPIEDPRREQEVLDTVADLSSASGLDPAVGIRFFRDQIEAGKDVQRGLHERWDEHPELRPAHRPDLGAQVRPRLDRISAEAVRELRATEPVRSPTTHCRADLAVAVLGTVVEHRLDDLHGEELGDALSSVCS; this is encoded by the coding sequence ATGAACCTGCGATCGACCACGATCACCGCCGCCGTGCTGAGCGCGCTGAGCGCGATCACCGCCCCGGCCGCGCTCAGCGCCCCCGAGCCCGCCGCGGAATCGCGGGCCCGGCTCGCCCCGCTGGTCGACCTCGCCGCGCAACGGCTGCTGCTCGCCGACGAGGTCGCCGCCGCCAAGTACGGCACCGGCACCCCCATCGAGGATCCGCGGCGCGAGCAGGAGGTCCTCGACACCGTCGCCGACCTGTCCTCCGCGTCCGGACTGGACCCGGCCGTCGGAATCCGGTTCTTCCGGGACCAGATCGAGGCGGGCAAGGACGTCCAGCGCGGACTGCACGAGCGCTGGGACGAGCACCCGGAACTGCGTCCGGCGCACCGGCCCGACCTCGGTGCGCAGGTGCGTCCGCGACTCGACCGGATCAGCGCCGAGGCGGTGCGCGAACTGCGCGCGACAGAACCCGTGCGCTCCCCCACGACCCACTGCCGGGCGGACCTGGCCGTCGCCGTGCTCGGAACCGTCGTCGAACACCGCCTCGACGACCTGCACGGCGAGGAGCTCGGGGACGCGCTGAGCAGCGTCTGCAGCTGA